Proteins from one Piscinibacter lacus genomic window:
- the ispG gene encoding flavodoxin-dependent (E)-4-hydroxy-3-methylbut-2-enyl-diphosphate synthase, which translates to MSLADANAPITIARPAARRSLQARVVWGSQVVTVGGDAPVRVQSMTNTDTEDAIGTAIQVKELAQAGSELVRITVNTPEAAKAVPHVREQLDRMGISVPLVGDFHYNGHRLLSEFPDCAAALSKYRINPGNVGKGDKKDRQFAMMIEAALKHDRPVRIGVNWGSLDQDLLARLMDDNAARATPWAAQQVMYQALIQSALDSAALAVELGMSPAQVLLSCKVSGVQDLVSVYRALAARCKHPLHLGLTEAGMGTKGTVASTAALSLLLQEGIGDTIRVSLTPQPGESRTQEVVIATEILQSLGLRAFNPSVTACPGCGRTTSTTFQELAKQIDDFLRAQMPVWKAKYPGVESMKVAVMGCIVNGPGESKHADIGISLPGTGEAPAAPVFIDGEKALTLRGEGIATEFQQLVETYIERRYGQPA; encoded by the coding sequence ATGAGTCTTGCCGATGCCAACGCCCCGATCACCATCGCCCGCCCGGCCGCCCGCCGCAGCCTGCAGGCGCGGGTGGTGTGGGGCTCGCAGGTCGTCACCGTGGGCGGCGACGCGCCGGTGCGCGTGCAGTCGATGACCAACACCGACACCGAGGATGCGATCGGCACCGCCATCCAGGTCAAGGAGCTGGCCCAGGCCGGCAGCGAGCTGGTGCGCATCACCGTCAACACGCCCGAGGCCGCCAAGGCGGTGCCGCATGTGCGCGAGCAGCTTGACCGCATGGGCATCAGCGTGCCGCTGGTGGGCGACTTCCACTACAACGGCCACCGCCTGCTGAGCGAGTTCCCGGACTGCGCCGCCGCGCTGAGCAAGTACCGCATCAACCCCGGCAATGTCGGCAAGGGCGACAAGAAGGACCGCCAGTTCGCGATGATGATCGAGGCGGCCCTCAAGCATGACCGCCCGGTCCGCATCGGCGTGAACTGGGGCAGCCTGGACCAGGACCTGCTCGCCCGCCTGATGGACGACAACGCCGCGCGCGCCACGCCCTGGGCTGCGCAGCAGGTGATGTACCAGGCGCTGATCCAGTCGGCGCTCGATTCCGCGGCGCTGGCCGTCGAGCTGGGCATGAGCCCGGCGCAGGTGCTGCTGTCCTGCAAGGTCAGCGGGGTGCAGGACCTGGTCAGCGTCTACCGCGCGCTCGCTGCGCGCTGCAAGCATCCCCTGCACCTGGGCCTGACCGAGGCCGGCATGGGCACCAAGGGCACGGTGGCCTCGACCGCGGCGCTGAGCCTGCTGCTGCAGGAAGGCATCGGCGACACCATCCGCGTCAGCCTGACGCCACAGCCCGGCGAATCGCGCACGCAGGAGGTGGTGATCGCCACCGAGATCCTCCAGTCCCTGGGCCTGCGCGCCTTCAACCCCAGCGTGACCGCCTGCCCCGGCTGCGGCCGCACGACCAGCACCACCTTCCAGGAGCTGGCCAAGCAGATCGACGACTTCCTGCGTGCGCAGATGCCGGTCTGGAAGGCCAAGTACCCGGGCGTCGAGTCCATGAAGGTCGCGGTGATGGGCTGCATCGTCAACGGCCCGGGCGAGAGCAAGCATGCCGACATCGGCATCAGCCTGCCGGGCACCGGCGAGGCGCCGGCGGCGCCGGTCTTCATCGACGGCGAGAAGGCCCTGACCCTGCGTGGCGAGGGCATCGCGACCGAGTTCCAGCAGCTCGTCGAGACCTACATCGAGCGACGCTACGGCCAGCCGGCCTGA
- a CDS encoding YfgM family protein: MASPLDLQEQEQLDQLKDFWRRYGTLITSVLTVILLALAAWNGWNWWQRSQATKAGVLFDEIDKAVIAGDADKAGRVFGDLRDNFGGTVFTAQAALLAAKVQLDKAQAEAAVATLRWAAEKAADEGYRRIAGLRLAGVLLDQGKHEEALAALPKDSEGLFAALTADRRGDILLAQGKSAEAVAAFGQALKAFGNEGDYRRVVEAKLIALGSPLPAAAAASGVAR; the protein is encoded by the coding sequence ATGGCCTCCCCACTCGACCTGCAAGAGCAGGAACAGCTCGACCAGCTCAAGGACTTCTGGCGACGCTATGGCACCCTGATCACCAGCGTGCTGACCGTCATCCTGCTGGCCCTGGCCGCCTGGAACGGCTGGAACTGGTGGCAGCGCAGCCAGGCTACCAAGGCCGGCGTGCTCTTCGACGAGATCGACAAGGCCGTGATCGCGGGCGATGCCGACAAGGCCGGCCGTGTCTTCGGCGACCTGCGGGACAACTTCGGCGGCACCGTCTTCACCGCCCAGGCCGCGCTGCTGGCGGCCAAGGTGCAGCTCGACAAGGCCCAGGCCGAGGCCGCCGTGGCCACCCTGCGCTGGGCCGCCGAGAAGGCCGCCGACGAGGGCTACCGCCGCATCGCCGGCCTGCGCCTGGCGGGCGTGCTGCTCGACCAGGGCAAGCACGAGGAAGCCCTGGCCGCCCTGCCCAAGGACAGCGAAGGCCTGTTCGCCGCGCTGACGGCCGATCGACGCGGCGACATCCTGCTGGCCCAGGGCAAGTCGGCCGAGGCCGTGGCCGCCTTCGGCCAGGCGCTCAAGGCCTTCGGCAACGAGGGCGACTACCGCCGCGTGGTCGAGGCCAAGCTGATTGCGCTGGGTTCGCCGCTGCCGGCGGCAGCCGCTGCTTCGGGGGTCGCACGATGA
- the hisS gene encoding histidine--tRNA ligase encodes MSEISRAARPDASPLRAVKGMNDLLPPESAQWEWLEATVRELMRRHGYANVRTPIVEPTALFVRGLGEVTDIVEKEMYAFEDKLNGDQLTLRPEGTAGVVRAAVEHSLLREGGKRLYYLGPMFRHERPQKGRYRQFHQVGVEVLGFSGPDVDAEVILLTRALWRALGLVEGRDLRLELNSLGQPDERQAHRAALIAHFEAHADQLDEDAKRRLHSNPLRILDTKNPALQAVVEAAPKLMDFLGEASRAHLAAVCGVLDAAGIAYRLNPRLVRGMDYYNLTVFEWVTERLGAQGTVCGGGRYDGLVAQLGGQPSPGVGWGLGIERLMLLLAEVGVLPAPPVPDVYAVVPSTAALQPAMVAVDALRAAGVAVVWHPAGAEGPASMKSQFKKADASGARYALVFGEAELAQGLVAVKPLRAPAGAEGQGGDAPRAAQQLKPLREVAAWAAELLHA; translated from the coding sequence ATGAGCGAGATTTCCCGCGCCGCAAGGCCTGACGCTTCCCCGCTGCGCGCGGTGAAGGGCATGAACGACCTGCTGCCGCCCGAGTCGGCGCAGTGGGAATGGCTGGAAGCCACCGTCCGCGAGCTGATGCGCCGCCACGGTTATGCGAACGTGCGCACGCCCATCGTCGAGCCGACCGCGCTCTTCGTGCGCGGTCTGGGCGAGGTGACCGACATCGTCGAGAAGGAGATGTACGCCTTCGAGGACAAGCTCAACGGCGACCAGCTCACCCTGCGCCCCGAGGGCACGGCCGGCGTGGTGCGCGCCGCCGTCGAGCACAGTCTGCTGCGCGAGGGCGGCAAGCGCCTCTACTACCTCGGCCCCATGTTCCGCCATGAGCGGCCGCAGAAGGGCCGCTACCGGCAGTTCCACCAGGTCGGGGTCGAGGTGCTGGGCTTTTCCGGCCCCGATGTCGATGCCGAGGTGATCCTGCTGACCCGCGCGCTGTGGCGTGCGCTGGGCCTGGTCGAGGGCCGCGACCTGCGGCTGGAGCTCAACAGCCTGGGCCAGCCGGATGAGCGCCAGGCCCACCGCGCCGCGCTGATCGCCCACTTCGAGGCCCATGCCGACCAGTTGGACGAGGACGCGAAGCGTCGCCTGCACAGCAACCCGCTGCGCATCCTGGACACCAAGAACCCGGCCCTGCAAGCGGTGGTCGAGGCCGCGCCCAAGCTGATGGACTTTCTGGGCGAAGCCTCGCGCGCGCACCTTGCGGCCGTCTGCGGCGTGCTGGATGCGGCCGGCATTGCCTACCGCCTGAACCCGCGCCTGGTGCGCGGCATGGACTACTACAACCTCACCGTCTTCGAATGGGTGACCGAGCGCCTGGGCGCGCAGGGCACCGTTTGCGGCGGCGGGCGCTACGACGGCCTGGTCGCCCAGCTCGGCGGCCAGCCTTCGCCCGGCGTGGGCTGGGGCCTGGGCATCGAGCGCCTGATGCTGCTGCTGGCCGAAGTGGGCGTGCTGCCGGCGCCGCCGGTGCCGGATGTGTATGCGGTGGTGCCCAGCACCGCCGCCTTGCAGCCGGCCATGGTGGCGGTGGATGCGCTGCGCGCGGCCGGGGTGGCGGTGGTCTGGCACCCGGCCGGGGCCGAGGGGCCGGCCAGCATGAAGTCGCAGTTCAAGAAGGCCGATGCCAGCGGCGCACGCTATGCCCTGGTCTTCGGCGAGGCCGAGCTGGCCCAGGGCCTGGTGGCGGTGAAGCCCTTGCGCGCGCCGGCCGGCGCCGAAGGGCAGGGCGGGGATGCCCCCCGGGCCGCCCAGCAGCTCAAGCCCCTGCGCGAGGTGGCCGCCTGGGCCGCTGAGCTGCTCCACGCATAA